The Helianthus annuus cultivar XRQ/B chromosome 15, HanXRQr2.0-SUNRISE, whole genome shotgun sequence genomic sequence ttttgctaattagaataacttGTAGGATAGAACtccttggtttaagcttcttgtgcttaCTTATCTAACTTACTAATTTTCTAggactatgtaattctctctatgatgatttttaatgaaatgatggttttaaggtttggatgatgtCGTGATAAATAAAACGCACTCGtgatggtcaaggataacaagggaaacgagaaacataaccccatgcacgaaaacagggccatccgacaacaatttcttcatcacagtaagctcagcacgggccgtgtccgcccaacacggccccgtgccgcacattctgcagaaaattgcccagttcaggtcaGTGGACACGagtcgtgttcgctgaacacgcccccgtgtccaggcttctgtttcttttccttAATTTTTGTCGCTCGCACTTGAACACAGGGCCAtacccggtccccacggggccgtgtccaggatgccagtaacataaaattttgcttttaaacatcattttacacattcaatcaacctaaaaacttatttttgggacacattgagggcaatgtgtgattcaagtgtggggggatgctaaaaccttcaatcttgcaagtcctaataacaagtcttacacaaaactctactggaaccgctaatcaccccaatttttttttcaaaaattttcatttttttacttgtctaagtttaagttgggaattcaagttctaacaaggttatatttttacaagtttacaaccgatagcgtcgtgataaaaagaaccaacataagaaaattacgaaaaggcatgacaaacttagttaaaatttgattatatatacttgatcacataaaaaaaccctttcccacaaaagtgagttttgagcctttaacgagcatacaaaatacatatctttacactaaatgctcatttttcgtttcttgtgtgaatagccgcttggttcgtacgactctagaacctaccacaacaatacattctcggtccttaccaacttaaacccaagtaagtaaatgatggaggcattaggactaaccctttttctttctacaccattatttttcaatttttttaccacctacccaaaatgcccctagttaacccctttgagcctaaaccttttcatttcttaccCCAAAACCATCACCtttttttacccacctaaacctttttatttttaaccctttattttagtagcaacattcggttttctaatgactcttccctaaaaaaaattatatatatatatatatatattggtgaaaccaaacaaacaaacaagttcatcaaaaataactttgtttgaaacaattggttcatcaaaataaataaaataattgcggaaaataaaaagtctttcgaAAAAACCGATGTTTGTTATGCTTTTCGccatttttactaaccactaacccaaccacccacctctagcccaagcctaacccttcacccaaaaagtcctcttgatatttacaatggtataaagttaaaaaggaggaggattgattgcttggcaagcttatggtaggagtaagctccatgccgctctcgagtgattcactaaaaatacaccttcggccgagtgttgagtgattccctcTTGAGGTAtttgaacttgtatataaatggaattttaaaaaggtatgctatgcctaataaataatttatcttatgaaacgtttttaataaatcatgacgaataggattgtaaataaataaaaataaaacctaaataatcttggaattcccgacactctatgacaagcccgaaaaccttctcttctacccattccatttgggagtgaataaagccacattataaagagttttgcttgaggacaaacaaagattcaagtgtgggggtatttgatgtgcacaaaatgcaacatataaattacatcaataatggcttaaaactaacccttttttagtactaatgttggaaaaagtgtgcttttgtcttccttttgtattttcaggattaaatgagctcaaaataacaaaagaagcaaaaagacagcaaaatctaacataaatacaagaaaaggaacaaaagtgatatgcccaaccccccgacagcatcctcccaagcaaaacaaagaagacagaagacagaacacgccccgtgctcagcgagcacggggccgtgcccaagaagcagcagaaaagacaaacctatagaagcttctactgcccaccacggggccgtgcccagcagacacgggggcgtggtcaacttgctgcagacgtatttattgtaattgcgaattacaattaatgaagagagagagtgtgtcagatggacacggggccgtgcccgagcttctgttcagcctataaataggagtgtttggagctcttgcaactcatcccttggcacaccacctctctcacacttcacccaccacccaccaccatcacaacaccatcatccaccaccatcatccaccaccatcatccattgtccatcatagagtgtgtgagtcgtctcgggatccaagattgatcgtaagagttcttgacaatcaaaggccatgtttgcctaagtctcttacatcacttggtgaagacaagtgtttagtgtaatactttttatttttaatcttttgcactttttaattggttttgtattaatgactttaattactagtttcttatgttcaagatgattcttccttatcgtttgtccgtggtgtcttggcattattttactgtctatataaaataaaagattttcaccattcatatctccacggtctatatggaggtatgttggctacctggtcgggggttaagggaacggtttggtaagagtcttgccattattcagtgtatagatcctacaaaggacctgggtcaaatttagtaggacctccttcaatacctaaaggtattggatggcgggggtccaaactctttgatcccctcataagttaaactactattaaaactttaacccagctacttaggactgtatccctgctgactcagactacttagctgagggtaacgtcgccttcaaaagaggggcctaccacattatgcattaataatttaattaattatctttcaatatccgaccctttaggattgtatccttgctgactcaaactactgggttgagggtaacgtcgccttcaaaagaggggcctactacaataactaagataatctcttaaacaagtgcaaaagtgcgaaaataatcaaaggttacactacacacgagtcggatccaagtgattcatcttgtctatctgttttatttttattttatttttcagcattttagttagttttattttcttaatttaaaaatctttttctaacattttgatttgattagacgttgtggataaaccggtactaaaagctcttgtgtccttggacgacctcggtatcttaccaacactatactacgtccacgatgggtgcacttgcccatatgtgtgtttagtgttagtaaatattgtgttttataaatttaaaacttggctaaaaagtgtaaaaagggcttaaaatatatacctaaaacatatacacactaacacgcatcagctATCGTtcctattgtccttcccatgtcacccgtattgttgaaaccaagcgtgctgcgttcctggaggatttcaaggtcagtgggagcagtaccaacccttacgaagaattgcaagaagtacaagatgcgggggggggggggggggggggggagactcGTCGCTTtccattactccgtttactcctcttgtacccaatgcaacaactgcacctgaagctactgcacaaAGTCCAtctccacaatcagaacccattatacctcataacgaaggcacatcaaacgctcaaaaccaagacaacgctgaacccgataatcaactcaggaggtcatctaggcaaagaaggcctactaattgggatgattatgttacctacctgactgaaatggatgctggaaagctcaatgatcctacctcttataatgaagccattagcagtgatcagtcttctgaatggaacaaagcaatgattgatgagcttgaatccatgaagaaaaatgacgtttgggatttggtagaattacccaacggtgtcaaacctgtaggttgtaaatgggtgttcaaaacaaaactggaaccgaatgggaacgttgaacgctacaaagcgagattggttgcaaagggctacacttagaaagagggaattgattatcaagagacgttttcacctgtctctcgtaaaggttcattaaggatcgttatggccctagtagctcattttgatttagagctgcatcagatggacgtcaaaattGTTTTCCTTAACgaagacttagacgaagatgtttacatgaaacaacctgaaggctttaaacctgaaagtcaggagcatctagtctgtaagttgaagaaattcatttacgggttaaaacaagcatcacgtcaatggtacctcaagtttgatgaagtcatgaagagacAAGGTTTTAtaaagaatcaagtggatcaatgcacctacctcaagatgagtgggagtaactttactatacttgtccttaacgtagatgatattctattggcaagtaatagtttagatatgttgcatgagtcgaagcggttactctcgcataacttcgacatgaaggatctcggagatgcttcttacatcattggcatcgaaattcaccgagataaacacaaagggatcttaggattgtctcagaAGACTTACATAGACCGTGTCCTTACACATTACAACATGCAACAATGCAAACCCTCAGTCGCTCCAGTAGTTTAGGGAGAtattttcggttcattccagtgtactcgcccagatatcgcttgtattgctggaatgctaggccgttatcagactaatcctggtctagatcactggaaagcagctaagaaggtccttagatatctgcaagggaagaaggactataaactgacttatagaagaagtgatcatttagaagtagtaggttattctgattctgactttgccaaatgcaaagatgacaagaaatccacttcgggctacatctttatgttagcaggcggacctatctcatggaagagtcataaacaacagttaaccacaacttccacaatgatggcagaatacattgttgtctacaacgcaacctgtcatggaatgttgcttagaaatctgatcactggactcaaaatcgttaattccatttctagaccattgaagctttactgtgataactcagctgccgttagtttttcgaacagtaacagttcgactggagctggtttatatctcgatacaaaatatttgttcgtacgtgaacgagttgagaaaaataatctttgtattgagtatattagtactaaagatatgcttgcggatccgatgactaaaggtatcccacctaaagttttcgaagaacatgtatcgaatatgggacttactaaagaccttatttaatggcatattgtactagcttatgttttaattaataaaatttcctcagtttgattttgtatgtctctaacatatgttctgccggtgtaatgacatatagacaaatataaatacaaatcagacgctaaagggcttatgTGTATTTTAATCATAACTGTTAGGatttaaattgaggctatagtatgactaatgggggtcccgAGTTgaataatgattcaacggctgtatttctctgctatagttcttggtttaaggctaaaatgagtgttaactcctgaccaggctcatctaatactcatgataTATGATTACTCGGTTAAGTGGGAGAAtatgagattaaatatattattgttATGATATTTAATcctgtagccattataatcatttatattatatagatcaaaatatattagtaacctattaataattagttggtaattgttgatggaccatattacccttattaactaattaggtttcctcttgggtgtatatataaggagattattagagagtttaagggttacaCAAGTTAGACAATTTCACAACCCTCATAATATCACAATCGGCTCTCTCTCCATATCGAAACCTCCCTAGTTtcgatttcatcaccatcataactttacaccctaaggaggaaccagattatcctgacaagtatgtcgaactcaatggctgcatctctgactggattctctgctggtctgtctgctgtaacaggtatgtaaTTCATGTTTTCTATTATGTTTAAAAAGAACTGATCAACACTTTATACTCTGAGAGTTAAAACGTAGTGGTGGATTTAGAAAATAATTTTATCGGCGTCGCTAGTTTTCGGTGTTTGGGTATCCATTAACTTGATTACATATTTTTATGGGCGTCGTTAATTTTCGTTGTTTGAATAGCACTATGTTCCAGTTCCAGAGTTCACTAATGGAAGGAAAGGAAAGTAAATGAAATGAAAATAAGGTAACAACATTTTATGTTCCTAAGTTTCATTTCAGGAAGGAAAAAGgaggaaaataaaacatgttatgttCCCGAGTTTCgattaaaaaaggaaaaaaaagaaaTGAAAAGAAAACTAGGTTAAATcctttgggtttttttttttctttttgatttgGAAGGAAAAAAGATTCTCTCTTTTGCtttctttaattttatttttttttccctCATTAAATTAACTCCgatagcattatttaaatcataaGTGTACTTTATGGTTTTATAACGATGTCCAAACAACTTCTTTATTTGATTTGGAATATGCAAATTTGTAAAAGCATGtaatttttaaaacttgaaaaacAGAGTTTTTACAATATGAACTTGTAAAAAGTTGAATAAATAATATTTAACATACGTAAGAAATCATGAAGTAATTCGAATGTTTATAAAACGATTATATTATCAATAAAAAACACCTATAAAATATAAATGAACTGAAAATAATAATGAAAACCATCATATTTCACTTTCACTCTCAAAAAAGCCACGTAGCCATGAGATGACTCTTAATATCAACTGAGCTTCCAAGTCATTTTTAACATTACAAGCTCAGCTAGGTCAAATCATACTTAACTCGTGCATTAAACCTATGCCACATGCATAATTTGTTGTTTACAATAAGTTTACCTAGCCATAATTAAGGCAATAAGTTACGAGAACATTGTCATGTCATATCGTTATATTTGGTACTAGTAAAATTCTCCTTTGCATTGTGGCGGAAATTACTATACTCACATACTAGCATTTGGTATAGCAATCAAAATTTTATATATAGTGGTGGTACTATTCATGAAATTAAAaatgttatatatataaatataacaatTATTAGGATAATAGGATAATGCTATTTTTTTCTTTGTTACTCTTCAAAACATTGGAGAATTAATATATAgatgatttttattattttagtcGAAAATCTTGGCTTATATTTCTAGATGCATctatttgtttattttggtgCTAGACTTTTGTTTAACAGCTAAtttttctttgttactgtttaaaGCATTGGAGCATctatttgtttattttggtgCTAGACTTTTGTTTAACAGCTAAtttttctttgttactgtttaaaGCATTGGAGaattaatatataggagaatgtGTAACTAGTATGATGGTATAAATCAGATAACACAACCATAAGCTGAAAACATTTAAATCATATCTTGTAAACATTATACGACAATTACTTTGGGCATGTTATCTACAAAATACTTACAAAGCTCTCATAAAAgggaaaaataataaaaagaaaagaaaagagaaaCAAGGTTGATAATGGATTTTGATCATCTTCTCCAACTTCTACTTCTTGAGAATGGATCTTTGTGAATTCCACCAATAACCCATGTTTCCTTTGCAACATCAACTGATAATTTATAGAAATCACTTTCATTTTTCATCAGTTCCGACAAACTCTTCCTTTTGCTTTTTGTATGTTCCAGTTTCTGATCTTTCTTAGCATGTTCTTCATGTTCTTGATCATGATCATCATCATGGTCATGGTCATGGTAATGATCatcatcatatttctcttgctgttcttcttcttcttctttctcctCCATCCAGCTTTTAGCCGGAGCGGATCGACATCTCATAAGCAAAAGTGCATTTGGAGGTGGCAGACATGGATGATGATGATCTTCTGTTTCTTTTGGTTTCAAACTTTTTTCATCTTTCTCAAAAATTCCACAATCTTGATTCTCTTGTAGGACCATAAACCATTTGGAAAACATAGTTCCTGATGAAACTTCTTCATTGATATCATGATCATGGTGATCTTTGTCATGTTGGTTGATTTCTTTATCATTGttatattcatcatcttcttcttcatcatctgaaGTGATATCTACATGAGAAAATGCCCCCAAACAGCGAAAATCGAACTTAATACTCCTTAAGCAACTTAAGAACTGCATGACTTCTTTCTTAAACCCGAATGCTTCCACCCAAGTAGATTTCTTCTTTCTATTGATATGAATTCTTTCAATCTCTTCCATGACGGTTTGCCAGTTCTTGCATGATCTTGTGCTAGGCCTGACCTTGATCTGACCGGCACAAGTTACTTTTGGAGAGGTGGGCTCAGATAAATTATCTGAGCCCATCTGCTTCGTTCCTGACCACATATACGGACTTGCATGGCCACCCGTACTACCACCTCTCATAGACTTTCTAAGgtgtttttggtggtggtggaggtgtcGACGCGGGCTAGAAGCCGGTTTTGGCATCAATGCAAGATGTGCTCTTGTAGGAAAACATACCAATAGATCTCTTGAAGAAGGCCCTTTCCCTTCTCTTCTAATCATCTCTCTCTAAATTTGTGTGTTTCTTTGCTTTACACCTTGTTGAAGGTTGTAGATAATTGTACTAGTGGGTTGAGACTTGAGTGGCTATTTGTATGAATCTTTTAAAGGAAAAGGATTCTACAGAACCATTTTATTAACTAAAAACCCCTCTAACTAtttaatctttatttttcaaaacaaatgTACAATCTTTACTTGACACATATTCTTAAAGAAAATTACCTATTTTCAAATAATCAAAACTAGCGGTTTTCCACCGCGCTACACAGCGAAAATTCAGTTGGTATTGGTTCCCTTTATTTTGGTAACGACACTCGCTATAGCAGCTTAAAGATAAACTAAAAAATAAAGCCGTGATTCCCAAACATACATTGACACGTGTTTTATATCcattgaaaaccataaaaaagaATACTGGTTTTCAGTATTACCGATATCGGTACCGATGTTATTCAGTTGAAATCGGTTCGGTTCGTCACGTATCAATATTCATATAGTTAATGATACAAAAAATACGTTTTTTTAATACTATTATCGGCACACGTATAGTTTCAAGATATGAAAATAAATTACTATTCATTGTCGTTTTCTGTTCGATATGGTACGATAGCGGCATGGTATTCATGTTCAACAAAAAATTTTATCGCAGTGTTGGAAAAAATTAACATAGTTGTGGAGTTAGATTTATATAAAAAGTGAATGTACGCAAGTTATAAATTTAACAAAATACTTAATATTTTAAGATCTAAGTTAAAAAGAAtagttaaaaaaaatcatatttaaaatgaaaactttaaaattttcGTATCATTGTTCGTCCTCAATTACAAGTTATAAGTTTAACAAAATACTTAAAATATTACATcaagttaaaaaaaatcaaattaaaatgAATACTTTAAAATTTTCGTATCACTGTTCATCCTTATATGattcaacaaataaataatttaaaagaaactatttaataaaataacaattaccaatctatctatactatataataaaagaaaccaataaagggacacatgtcattcattgaagccatcaattaaaagataattataaaattaaatttaatataaatttaaacaattcaaataggagataatctaatattttaaaatatttatcagatttaataataataatttttctaaatgagtGGGTAATATTacaaaataatttagtaaaattAAATATGTTATTTTGGAGATTAAAACGGAGCCATAGACAGAAAAAAGATGGATAAGTTGTTAGGGAAATATCATTAAAAATATAGAGATTAGAAATAACTTAGGTAAAATTAATTAATGTTAACGAGTAAAAAAAATCCTAGGAGGCAAATCATGTGAAAAATGATTACGTACACCAAGAAAAGTAGTCAccagatatattttttattaaattcatttaacctgtgtaataaacgtggttttttaaagatataacatttttatttttttaccatacaaaattacatttatgcaactcgtgtaatacacggagtttttaaaaatataacttttttattatgtagtatataaaattagatttat encodes the following:
- the LOC110912588 gene encoding uncharacterized protein LOC110912588 encodes the protein MIRREGKGPSSRDLLVCFPTRAHLALMPKPASSPRRHLHHHQKHLRKSMRGGSTGGHASPYMWSGTKQMGSDNLSEPTSPKVTCAGQIKVRPSTRSCKNWQTVMEEIERIHINRKKKSTWVEAFGFKKEVMQFLSCLRSIKFDFRCLGAFSHVDITSDDEEEDDEYNNDKEINQHDKDHHDHDINEEVSSGTMFSKWFMVLQENQDCGIFEKDEKSLKPKETEDHHHPCLPPPNALLLMRCRSAPAKSWMEEKEEEEEQQEKYDDDHYHDHDHDDDHDQEHEEHAKKDQKLEHTKSKRKSLSELMKNESDFYKLSVDVAKETWVIGGIHKDPFSRSRSWRR